The window ATCGACGGCTGCGGCATTCCCACCTACGCCGCGCCGCTGGCGTCGATCGCGCGCGCCTTCGCCCGCTTCGGCTCGGGCGAGGGGTTCGGACCCGAGCGCGCCCGTGCGGCGAAGCGGCTGCAGCAGGCGGGCTGGTCCGCGCCGTTCGAGATCGCGGGCACGGGTCGCTTCGACACCGAGGCGATGCAGGTGCTGAACGGACGCGCCTTCGTGAAGATGGGCGCCGAGGGCGTGCACACCGGAGCGCTGCCCGAACTCGGGCTGGGGGTCGCGATCAAGATCGACGACGGCGCCGCCCGTGGGGCCGAAGCCGCGATGGCGGCGGTGCTCGCGCGCTTTCTCAGGCCGGAGGGCGACGCCGCAGCTTGGCTGGCGACGCGCGTGCGCCGTCCGCTCAGGAACTGGGCCGGCATCGAGGTCGGCGAGGTCCGCGCGGCCGGCGAGCTGGCGAGCGGCTAACGGAACGCTTTTCAACGCCCACGCTCGGAAAGCGCAGTCCGAGCGGCCTGCAGACGAACGTCGCGGCCGGGCAAACGAAAACGGGGAGCGCCGAAGCGCTCCCCGTTCCGAACAGTCCGAAAGGACCGAAGACGTCGCTCAGTACTTGGTGACGAGCGGAGCCATCGGCTTCTCAGGCGACCACAGCGGAATGATCACGCGCGTCCAGAAGCGAGTCTCCTTGCCGTCAGCCTTCGTGCCGAGCAGGTTCTGGTTCTTCGCGTAGATGTCGCGCGTCAGGTAGGACTGCAGGATGACCGGGCCGAAGTTGTAGCCGACGAGCGGGCCGAGGGCGAACTGCTTGCTGCGGCCGATGCCGGCGGCGTTGTAGCCGTTCGGCAGGCCAGTCTCATACGAGCCGAAGCCGACGACGCCGAGCTCCCACTTGCCGAAGGTCTTCGTCGCGGTCAGGTCGAGGTTGAAGCCGTTCGAGGTCGAGTCGAACGCCGAGTAGTTCGAGGTCCCGAAGGTCCAGGCGTAGGTCAGGTTCGCGGTGAGGTTCCAGCCGTCGGCCGTGTAGCTCAGAGCCGCGTCGTTACGCCAGGTCGTCGCCGGGACGCGAAGGTCGCGGTCGCCAGCGTTGAAGTAGAAGCCCGAGAGCCAGCGGAAGCCGAAGCCGTTGCCGAGGTCCCATGCGATCGCGCCGGCCAGGAACGGGTTGTAGAGGCCGTACTCGTCGAAGCCCGTGCCGCGCGCCGAAAGGTGCGCCATCGGAAGCGCGCCGATGATCTGGATCTGGCCGCCGCCGATCGAGTAGGGCGAGGCCCACACCAGGGCCGGAACGTCGACCAGGAAGCGCGCGTCCGGGTTCGTGTCGCGAACGCCGAAGCTGAGGGTGTTGACGAAGTACACGCCTTCCGGAAGCGGGGCGCCGGTCGCGAGGCCGGCGGTCTCGCCGGTCTGCAGGGTGCCCGGGAACGGCTTCGCAGCGTTTGCGTCGAAGGTCATGCTGGTGAACGCAGCGGCCGCCACCGCAGCGAGAGTCATAAATTTGTTCATTTCGATCTTTTCCTCCGATCGACGCGTTGCTGACGCGTCGCCCTACCCGAGCTCTTTCGTTTGCGCTTTCGACTGGGTTTCTAAACGCCCCGAAATCGAAACCCGCCGAAAGTCTATACTTAAAGCGGAACAGCGTCGGTGAGTCGACGCTGTCACCAGCAGAGGACAGTTTTTCCTCGACGAATGCTAGAGGAACAGCAGCTCTCGACGCCGATCTGCAGGCGGTGTCTCCGAAATGTCGCAACCTCGCCACCGGCCGCCACGATTCACCTTGGGCTATGCCGCATTGCGGCGAACAACGCGGTTTTTGTGCAAATTCTAAAAACTTCAAACGGTTACGTGATCGGGCGCCCGGATTTCGGGCGCCGCTGAGCGTCGAGCGGGCGTTCGAAGGTAAACGAAAGATTAACGGACGGTGTTCTGCGCCACCGTCAGCGCAGGCAGGCCGCCGGATCCGGCGACGCCAAGCTCGGGCGTGGCGATCTCGGTCCAGCGGTAACCCAAGACCGCGCCGCGCCGCGAGCCGGTGATTGTGTTGCCGACGATGGTCGCCGCGCCGACGCCGTCGACGACCGAAACGCCGATTCCGACCTCACAGCCGCGCACCACATTGCCGGTGATGCTGACGTCGCGAAGGTAGGGGCCCCACCCCGCGTGGACGCCGAAGCTCGGAGCCCCTTCGATCACGTTGCCCGTGACGGCGACGTCGGCCTCCACGCCGATGCCCTGGCCGTAGCTGTCGCCGGGACCGTCGAGCTTCTTGCGACGAAACAGGTTGCGCACGACGTTGCCGACGATCGCGCCGAGCCGGCCGCCCTCGTTGAAGTTCGCGACCGAGATCCCGTTCGCCGCCCCATCCACCAGGTTGCCGGAGATCACCGCGCCCGCGAAGCCGAACTCGGCGTAGAGCGCGGTCTCTCCGCAATCGAGGCACATGTTGTCGGCGATCTGCACGTCGTCGGACTCGTGCGCCCGAACGGCGGTGAAGGCGGACCGCCGGATGGCGTTCCCCGACACGATCACGCCGCTCGCCTTGGAAAGGTTCACGGCGTTTCCGTTCCAGCCGAGACCGCCGTCAAGCGCGCCGGTGCCCTCGATTCGGTTTCGCGACACGATCGAGCCGTCCTCGCCCTTGGCGGAGCGGCGGATCACCACCCCGTTGTTGCGGCAGCCCCGGATCAGGTTGTCGGTCACGGTGAGCCCGCGCCCGTCCAGGGCGAACAGCGCCGCGTGCCGGGCGTTCTCGACGCGGCTCGCCCGCACGACGCCGCCTGAGCGCAGCATGACGATCCCGGAGCCGCCGGCGCCGACCACCGCGACCTCGTCCAGAAGCGCGGCGGCGACGTCCTCGAACTGGACGACGCCAAGCTGGGACCCTCCGGGAATGTTCGCGCCGTCGAGCGCCAGCCCGCGCAGCGCGACCCGCGCGGCGCCGCGCGCGACCAGCAGCGGCCCGGGCTCGCTCAGCTCGAGCCGGGTGGCCTCGGGCGCGCCGAACACAGTCACGCCGTCGGATAGGCTGACCCGGGCGGCGCGGTAGACGCCGGGACCCAGGGCGAGCGGCCGCCCCTCCCGGGCCGCGCGCTCCAGCGCCCGGGTCAGCGCGCGCGTCTGGTCGGCGTCGCCAGGCTTCACGCCCATCGTCGCCGCGTCGAGCGCGCCCGGCAGGGCTTCGGCGAAGCTCGGCGCGAGGCCGGCGGCGGCTGCGCCGGCGATCGCGCCGAGGACCTGGCGTCGATCGAGGCGGCGGTCGTCGGGAGCGGATCCTCCTGTCGGCATGCGGCGTCTCCATGGGCGTCGAGCATACGATCCGCCCCTTGATGCCGGAGGCGGCGTTAAACTCGCGTGTCGTGCGGGCGCAGGCTTTGCTAAAGACTGCGCCGATGCCCCCTTCGCCCTCCGCCTCTCCCCGCCGCCGCGCCGACCTGCTTCTGGTCGAACGCGGCCTGTTCGAAAGCCGCGCGAAGGCGCAGGCCGCGATCGCCGCCGGCGGCGTCACGGCGGATGGCGCCGCCGTCGCTCGGGCTTCGGACATGCTGCCCCCTGACGCGACGATCGCAGCGGAGCCCGCGCACCCCTACGTCTCGCGCGGCGGCGTGAAGCTCGCCCATGCGCTCGACGTCTTCGCGGTCGACGTGGACGGCCTGCACGCGCTGGACGTCGGCGCCTCCACCGGCGGGTTCTCCGAGGTGCTGCTCGCCCGCGGCGCGGCGCACGTCACCGCCGTCGACGTCGGCCGCGACCAGTTGCACCCCCGGCTGCAGGGCCATCCGCGGCTGACGAGCTTCGAGAGCCTCGACATCCGCGCGCTCGACGCAAGCGCCCTGCCGCAGCCGCCGCAGATCGTCGTCATGGACGTGAGCTTCGCCCCGCTCGCTGTCGTCCTGCCGGCGGCGCTGATGCTCGCAGCCCCCGCCATGACGCTGGTGGCGCTGGTGAAGCCGCAGTTCGAGGCGGGCAAGAAGGACATCGGCAAGGGCGGCGTCGTGAAGGACGAAGCCGCGCGGCGCCGCGTGGTCGAGGCCGCCGAGGACCTCGTTCGCGCGGCCGGGCTCAACGTGCGCGGCGTCGTCCCCTCCCCGATCGCCGGCGGGGACGGCAATGTGGAGTATCTGCTGGCGGCGGACCGCGACCCTGGCGTAAGGGCGAGCCGACCATGAGCGAGCCGGCCCTGGTGCAGACCCTCGCCGTCGCCCGCCTCGGCCACCGCGGCGACGGCGTGGCGGAGACGCCCGAGGGCGCGGTGTTCGTCGGCCGCGCGCTCGGCGGCGAAACCGTCGAGGTCGAGCGCCGCGGCGAGCGGGGCCGGCTGCTGCGCGTGATCGAGGCCTCCCCCGACCGCGTCGCCGCGTACTGCCCCGAGGTTCCCCGCTGCGGCGGCTGCGCGATCCAGGAGCTCGCCCAGCCCGCGGCGCTCGCCTGGAAGCGCGGGCTGCTGATCGACGCGTTCCTGCGCGAAGGCCTCGACGTGGCGGACCGCGTGGGGCCGACGCTGGACGCCCACGGCGCCGGGCGCCGCCGCGCCACCTTCCACGCCCGCGCCGACGCCACGGGCCGAATCCATGTCGGGTTCGCGGAGGCGCGCAGCCACGCGATCACGCCGATCGCGGCCTGCCCGCTGCTCGCGCCCTCGCTCGCCCGCGCGCTTCCCGTCGCCCGCGCGGTCGCGGCCGCGCTGTCCTCCCGCAAGAAGCCGCTCGACATCGTGACCACGGGCACGAGCGGCGGGCTCGACATCGACGTCCGCGGCTCCGGCCCGCCGCCTGAGGCGCTGCGTCTCAGGCTCGTCGCGCTGGCCGAAAGCCTGGACCTCGCGCGGCTGGCGATCCATGGCGACGTGGTGGTCGAGCGCCGGCGGCCGGAGATCGCGATGGGCCGCGCGCTGGTGGCGCCGCCGCCGGGCGCCTTCCTGCAGGCGACCGCGGAGGGGGAGAACGTCCTCGCGGCGCTCGTGACGGAGGCGGTCGGCAAGGCGAAGCGTGTGGCGGACCTGTTCTCGGGCGTCGGCACCTTCGCGTTCAGGCTCGCCGAGGCGGCCGAGGTTCACGCCGTCGAAAGCGGGCGCGAGGCGATCGCCGCGCTGGAGGCTGCGGCCCGCCGCGCCTCCGGGCTGAAGCGGGTGACGACCGAGGCGCGCGACCTGTTCCGGCGGCCCCTGCTGGCGGCGGAGCTCGCCCGCTTCGACGCCGTCGCGTTCGATCCGCCGCGGGCGGGCGCCGAGGCGCAGGCGCGCATGCTGGCGGAGTCGAAGGCGCCAAAGGTGATCGCGGTATCCTGCAGCGTGGCGACGCTCGCCCGCGACGCGGCGATCCTGGTCCGCGGCGGCTACGCGCTGGAACGCGTCACGCCGGTCGACCAGTTCAGGCATTCCGCCCACGTCGAGGCGGTGGCGGTCTTCGTGCGCCGCTGAGGCGCCACGAAAAAGGGCCGAAACGCGTCAGCGCCGGCCCTCTTCAATCGCGTCGTCGGTGGTGCGGATCCCGGCGCTTCGGCATCGGATCCGTCGCGGCCTAATTCGGCCTCACCCCTTTTGACTCCAGGATCGCTTCATCGTGATACCAGGCGCCGGTCTGCACCACGGGCGCCTGGACGGCGGCGCGGATCTCGGCGGCGAACTGGGCCTTGCGGCGCGCGTCCGCGGACGCCATGCGGTTCTGGGGGAACGAATAGATCTTGGCCGTGGGCTGCGGGCTGTGAGCCGGGGTCATCGCATCAACCTTTCCTCTAGCGTCAGGAGCCCTCAGGCTCAGGTCGTCTTGATATGGGAAGTGTGCGTAGTTTTTGATCTGTTTGCCTAGTAAAAAAGCAGAAGTTGGCTAAACTATCAGCATGCCCGGTTCGACCGCGCCTTTCGCGACGCTGCGCACGCCCAGCGCGCATGCACATTAGGCAGGCGCTCGTCATGCGACGCCGAGGGTTGACAGCGCGCCGCCCGAGTCGTTCCGGCGCCCGGACGCTCAGCCTTGCCAGCGGTCCGGCGGCGCGCCGATCCGCTCTTTAAGAGACTGATTTCAAGTCGGGTTCGACGCGGCCGACCAACCCTCGACGACGCCGAAGGCTGTCCTCACGCTCCGGAGACATAGGGCGTGGGCGCGATCGAACCAGCGGCGCGCCCGCGGGCGCCTCGGCAACTGGCATGTTTACTGCTTTGGAAGGGTGCGGTCGTCGACGCTCGCGTCGGCGGGCGACCGGCCGCGCCGAGATTCTGAACCCCTCGCGTCATACGCTTTCTGAGAGGCTCGAAATGACGAAGTTTAAGCTCGAGTACATCTGGCTCGACGGCTACACCCCGGTGCCGAACCTCCGCGGCAAGACCCAGATCAAGGAGTTCGACTCCTTCCCGACTCTCGAGCAGCTGCCGCTTTGGGGCTTCGACGGCTCGTCCACGCTGCAGGCCGAGGGCCACAGCTCCGACTGCGTGCTGAAGCCCGTCGCGGTCTACCCGGATCCGGCCCGCACCAACGGCGCGCTCGTGCTGTGCGAAGTCATGATGCCCGACGGCGTCACGCCGCACTCCACCAACAAGCGCGCCACCATCCTTGACGACGAAGGCGCCTGGTTCGGCTTCGAGCAGGAATACTTCTTCTACCAGAACGGCCGTCCGCTCGGCTTCCCGGAGCAGGGCTACCCGGCCCCGCAGGGTCCTTACTACTGCGGCGTCGGCTACGCGGCCGCGGGCGGCATCGCGCGCGAGATCGTCGAGGAGCATCTCGACCAGTGCCTCGCGGCCGGCATCAACCACGAAGGCATCAACGCGGAAGTCGCGAAGGGCCAGTGGGAGTTCCAGATCTTCGGCAAGGGCTCCAAGAAGGCCGCCGACGAGATGTGGATGGCGCGCTACCTGCTGCAGCGCCTGACCGAGAAGTACGAGATCGACATCGAGTATCACTGCAAGCCGCTGGGCGACACCGACTGGAACGGCTCGGGCATGCACTGCAACTTCTCGACCGAGCACCTGCGCACGGTCGGCGGCAAGGACTACTTCGAGGCGCTGATGGCGGCCTTCGACAAGAACCTGATGGACCACATCGCCGTCTACGGCCCGGACAACGACAAGCGTCTGACCGGCAAGCACGAGACCGCGCCGTGGAACAAGTTCTCCTACGGCGTCGCCGACCGCGGCGCGTCGATCCGCGTGCCGCACTCCTTCGTCAAGAACGACTACAAGGGCTATCTTGAGGACCGCCGCCCGAACTCGCAGGGCGACCCCTACCAGATCGCTTCGCAGGTGCTGAAGACGATCTCGGAAGTCCCGACCGCCAAGTCGGCCGCCGCCGCGGCCTGATCGGCTCCGGCCGGGGCGTCAGCGTCCCGGCCTGACCCTCCGCTCTTCAGAACGCCGACGGGCCCGTCCCGTCGGCGTTCGTCGTTCTGGGGTGAATGGAGAGCCGCGGCCGGGCCGTCGCGACCCGACCAGCAAGGACATCGAGGTCTGGATACGCACTTAGCGCAGGTGCGTGCTTCGAGACGCCCGCCAGGGCGGGCTCCTCAGCATGAGGAGGTTCGAGCTCCGAGACGCAAAGCCGCCTCATGGCTCGAGGAGCCGACCGACGGTCGGCGTCTCGAGGCACGCAATCCCGCGGAGATCGTTCCCGTGGCGCCAAAGCGGCTCCGCCGTCGGCCCGGGCTTGTCCCGGGGCCCATAGCCCCGCCGTTCGAGATCGTTCTGCGCCGTCGGAGTGATGGATTCCGGGACCAGCCCGGAATGACGCTGGGGCTCGTCGCCGCTTAAGACGTCCAGCGCCAGCCGGCGTCGTCGAACACGATCGCACGGCCCTGCACGATCGCCATGTCGGGCACGGCCGCGCGGTCGACGCCGCCCCGCAGCGCCAGCAGCACGCGCGAGACGCCGCCGTGGGCGACGAGCACGGTCGGCGCGTCAAGGCCGTCGACGGCTTCGGCGACCCGCAGCGAAAGGTCGGCGTAGCTCTCGCCCTCGGGCGGGCGGAAATCCCAGATGGTCTTGGCGCGGCGGGCGACGCTCGCCGGATCGCGGCGCTTGAGCTCTCGAAACGTCGCGCCCTCCCAGGCCCCGAACGACAGCTCCTTCAGGCGGCCATCGCGGTCGAAGGCGTCGGGGTCGAGCCCGAGAACGGCGCGCAGGCGCTGCATGGTCTCGGAGGCGCGCGACAGCGGGCTCGCGACGAAACGGTAGCCGGCGGCGTCGCCGAGCGCCGCCTTCAGCGTGCGCCCGACGGCGTCCGCCTGGTCGCGGCCGCGGCCGTTCAGCGGAATGTCGGTCTGGCCCTGCAGCCGCCCCTCGGCGTTCCAGTCGGTCTCGCCGTGGCGAACGACGACGAGCGGCGCCCTCACCCCGCGACCGACATGTCCGGGGCGTCGGGGTTCTTCATGCCGACGATGTGGTAGCCCGCATCCACATGATGCACCTCGCCGGTGACGCCGCGGCCCATGTCGGACAACAGGTAAAGCGCGGAGTCGCCCACCTCTTCGATCGAGACCGTGCGGCGCAGCGGGGCGTTGTACTCGTTCCACTTCAGGATGTAGCGGAAGTCGCCGATGCCGGAGGCCGCCAGCGTCTTGATCGGGCCGGCCGAGATCGCGTTGACGCGGATGCCGCCCGGGCCGAGGTCGGCCGCGAGGTAGCGCACGGAGGCCTCGAGCGCGGCCTTCGCGACGCCCATGACGTTGTAGTGCGGCATCCACTTCTCGGCGCCGTAGTAGGTCAGCGTCAGGATCGAGCCGCCGTTCCCCATCAGCTTCTCCGCCCGCTGCGCGACGGCGGTGAGCGAGTAGCAGGAGATGAACATGGTCTTGTGGAAGTTCTCGGCGGTGGTCTCGACGTAGCGGCCGTCGAGTTGGTCCTTGTCCGAGAAGGCGATGGCGTGGACCACGAAGTCGAGCCCGCCCATCAGCTCGCCGGTCTTCTCGAACACCGCGTCGATGCTTGCAGGGTCGGTCACGTCGCAGTG is drawn from Methylopila sp. 73B and contains these coding sequences:
- a CDS encoding class I SAM-dependent RNA methyltransferase; protein product: MSEPALVQTLAVARLGHRGDGVAETPEGAVFVGRALGGETVEVERRGERGRLLRVIEASPDRVAAYCPEVPRCGGCAIQELAQPAALAWKRGLLIDAFLREGLDVADRVGPTLDAHGAGRRRATFHARADATGRIHVGFAEARSHAITPIAACPLLAPSLARALPVARAVAAALSSRKKPLDIVTTGTSGGLDIDVRGSGPPPEALRLRLVALAESLDLARLAIHGDVVVERRRPEIAMGRALVAPPPGAFLQATAEGENVLAALVTEAVGKAKRVADLFSGVGTFAFRLAEAAEVHAVESGREAIAALEAAARRASGLKRVTTEARDLFRRPLLAAELARFDAVAFDPPRAGAEAQARMLAESKAPKVIAVSCSVATLARDAAILVRGGYALERVTPVDQFRHSAHVEAVAVFVRR
- a CDS encoding TlyA family RNA methyltransferase is translated as MPPSPSASPRRRADLLLVERGLFESRAKAQAAIAAGGVTADGAAVARASDMLPPDATIAAEPAHPYVSRGGVKLAHALDVFAVDVDGLHALDVGASTGGFSEVLLARGAAHVTAVDVGRDQLHPRLQGHPRLTSFESLDIRALDASALPQPPQIVVMDVSFAPLAVVLPAALMLAAPAMTLVALVKPQFEAGKKDIGKGGVVKDEAARRRVVEAAEDLVRAAGLNVRGVVPSPIAGGDGNVEYLLAADRDPGVRASRP
- a CDS encoding DUF2735 domain-containing protein, with product MTPAHSPQPTAKIYSFPQNRMASADARRKAQFAAEIRAAVQAPVVQTGAWYHDEAILESKGVRPN
- a CDS encoding TIGR03808 family TAT-translocated repetitive protein — its product is MPTGGSAPDDRRLDRRQVLGAIAGAAAAGLAPSFAEALPGALDAATMGVKPGDADQTRALTRALERAAREGRPLALGPGVYRAARVSLSDGVTVFGAPEATRLELSEPGPLLVARGAARVALRGLALDGANIPGGSQLGVVQFEDVAAALLDEVAVVGAGGSGIVMLRSGGVVRASRVENARHAALFALDGRGLTVTDNLIRGCRNNGVVIRRSAKGEDGSIVSRNRIEGTGALDGGLGWNGNAVNLSKASGVIVSGNAIRRSAFTAVRAHESDDVQIADNMCLDCGETALYAEFGFAGAVISGNLVDGAANGISVANFNEGGRLGAIVGNVVRNLFRRKKLDGPGDSYGQGIGVEADVAVTGNVIEGAPSFGVHAGWGPYLRDVSITGNVVRGCEVGIGVSVVDGVGAATIVGNTITGSRRGAVLGYRWTEIATPELGVAGSGGLPALTVAQNTVR
- a CDS encoding transporter, whose product is MTLAAVAAAAFTSMTFDANAAKPFPGTLQTGETAGLATGAPLPEGVYFVNTLSFGVRDTNPDARFLVDVPALVWASPYSIGGGQIQIIGALPMAHLSARGTGFDEYGLYNPFLAGAIAWDLGNGFGFRWLSGFYFNAGDRDLRVPATTWRNDAALSYTADGWNLTANLTYAWTFGTSNYSAFDSTSNGFNLDLTATKTFGKWELGVVGFGSYETGLPNGYNAAGIGRSKQFALGPLVGYNFGPVILQSYLTRDIYAKNQNLLGTKADGKETRFWTRVIIPLWSPEKPMAPLVTKY
- the fabI gene encoding enoyl-ACP reductase FabI, producing MTDVQGLMAGKRGLVMGVANNRSIAWGIAKAAAKAGAKLAFTYQGDALKKRVEPLAAELDAHVVGHCDVTDPASIDAVFEKTGELMGGLDFVVHAIAFSDKDQLDGRYVETTAENFHKTMFISCYSLTAVAQRAEKLMGNGGSILTLTYYGAEKWMPHYNVMGVAKAALEASVRYLAADLGPGGIRVNAISAGPIKTLAASGIGDFRYILKWNEYNAPLRRTVSIEEVGDSALYLLSDMGRGVTGEVHHVDAGYHIVGMKNPDAPDMSVAG
- a CDS encoding glutamine synthetase beta-grasp domain-containing protein; translation: MTKFKLEYIWLDGYTPVPNLRGKTQIKEFDSFPTLEQLPLWGFDGSSTLQAEGHSSDCVLKPVAVYPDPARTNGALVLCEVMMPDGVTPHSTNKRATILDDEGAWFGFEQEYFFYQNGRPLGFPEQGYPAPQGPYYCGVGYAAAGGIAREIVEEHLDQCLAAGINHEGINAEVAKGQWEFQIFGKGSKKAADEMWMARYLLQRLTEKYEIDIEYHCKPLGDTDWNGSGMHCNFSTEHLRTVGGKDYFEALMAAFDKNLMDHIAVYGPDNDKRLTGKHETAPWNKFSYGVADRGASIRVPHSFVKNDYKGYLEDRRPNSQGDPYQIASQVLKTISEVPTAKSAAAAA
- a CDS encoding histidine phosphatase family protein translates to MRAPLVVVRHGETDWNAEGRLQGQTDIPLNGRGRDQADAVGRTLKAALGDAAGYRFVASPLSRASETMQRLRAVLGLDPDAFDRDGRLKELSFGAWEGATFRELKRRDPASVARRAKTIWDFRPPEGESYADLSLRVAEAVDGLDAPTVLVAHGGVSRVLLALRGGVDRAAVPDMAIVQGRAIVFDDAGWRWTS